Proteins found in one Kluyveromyces marxianus DMKU3-1042 DNA, complete genome, chromosome 2 genomic segment:
- the ERG9 gene encoding bifunctional farnesyl-diphosphate farnesyltransferase/squalene synthase translates to MGKVGQLLSHPLELKAALKLKLFRKPLFAEAESEKTPELKRCHELLKLTSRSFASVIMELHPELRNAVAIFYLVLRALDTVEDDMTIDSKIKIPLLREFDTKLELEEWSFDGNSPTEKDRDVLVDFTAILKEFHKLKPEYQKVIKEITHKMGNGMADYILDENFNLNGLQSVKDYDLYCHYVAGLVGDGLTQLLVLANFSSKDLYEENVHLYEDMGLFLQKTNIIRDYAEDLEDGRSFWPKEIWSLYAEKLSDFAKPEHTQQGIYCINHLVLNAMSHIQSVLHFLASVHEQSSFQFCAIPQVMAIATLSLVFANPKVLHENVKIRKGTTCYLILKSRTLRGCVEIFQYYLRDIKKRVTVEDPSYLKINIQIAKIEQFIESMYQEQLPAGVKPKETPIYKKVMDRSEYDAKVAVTEEDEEFKFNIGFTIFLTVIAAIYFAYK, encoded by the coding sequence ATGGGTAAAGTTGGACAGCTACTATCGCATCCTTTAGAGCTAAAGGCTGCTCTGAAATTGAAGCTTTTCAGAAAGCCATTGTTTGCTGAAGCTGAAAGCGAAAAGACGCCTGAGCTAAAAAGATGCCATGAACTTCTAAAATTGACTTCTAGATCGTTTGCTTCGGTGATTATGGAGTTGCACCCCGAATTGCGTAATGCTGTTGCTATTTTCTATTTAGTTTTAAGAGCATTAGATACTGTTGAAGATGACATGACTATTGATTCAAAGATTAAAATTCCTCTATTACGTGAATTTGACACTAAATTGGAACTAGAAGAATGGTCTTTTGATGGAAATTCTCCTACCGAAAAAGATCGTGATGTGTTGGTCGATTTCACTGCCATCCTAAAAGAATTCCACAAATTGAAGCCAGAGTATCAAAAAGtcatcaaagaaatcaCTCATAAGATGGGTAACGGTATGGCTGACTACATTTTGGATGAAAACTTTAACCTAAATGGACTACAATCGGTTAAAGACTATGATCTATACTGTCATTATGTTGCCGGTTTAGTTGGTGATGGGCTAACACAATTGCTCGTTTTAGCAAATTTCAGCTCAAAAGACTtatatgaagaaaatgttcATTTATATGAAGACATGGGTCTATTCTTGCAAAAGACCAACATCATTAGAGATTATGCAGAGGATTTAGAAGATGGACGCTCTTTTTGGCCAAAAGAAATATGGTCTTTGTATGCAGAGAAACTTTCAGACTTCGCTAAGCCAGAACATACTCAACAGGGTATTTACTGCATTAACCATCTTGTTCTCAACGCAATGAGTCACATCCAAAGTGTACTACACTTCTTGGCTTCGGTACATGAACAATCATCCTTTCAATTCTGCGCTATCCCTCAAGTTATGGCAATCGCTACTTTATCGCTTGTGTTTGCTAATCCTAAGGTTTTGCATGAAAATGTTAAGATTAGAAAAGGTACTACTTGTTACTTGATCCTCAAATCCAGAACCTTGAGAGGTTGCGTAGAAATTTTCCAGTATTACCTACGTGATATTAAGAAGAGAGTTACTGTTGAAGACCCAAGTTACTTGAAAATTAACATTCAAATAGCAAAGATCGAACAATTTATCGAATCTATGTACCAAGAACAATTACCAGCTGGTGTCAAACCTAAAGAAACCCCAATATACAAGAAGGTAATGGATAGATCTGAATATGATGCAAAGGTTGCTGTAaccgaagaagatgaagagttcaagttcaacaTTGGTTTCACGATATTCCTCACTGTTATCGCCGCAATTTATTTCGCTTACAAGTAA
- the maa gene encoding acetyltransferase, which produces MTKTEKDKMLAGEAFDGWDPDLVTERDRARELLSQYNSTTPKDIELRNQILEKLVVKSGVAYIEPNFRCDYGYNIILGRNFYANFDCVFLDGNKIEIGDDVQLGPGVHIYTASHPLDPEERANGVEFAFPVKIGSNVWIGGHSTILPGVTIGNNSIIGAGSLVNKDVPANVVVAGNPAKVIKEIPVKNK; this is translated from the coding sequence ATGacaaaaactgaaaaagaCAAGATGCTTGCTGGAGAAGCGTTTGATGGATGGGATCCTGATTTGGTTACTGAACGTGACAGGGCGCGAGAACTCTTATCACAATACAATAGTACAACTCCTAAAGACATCGAACTTAGAAACCAAATTTTAGAAAAGCTGGTTGTTAAATCAGGCGTTGCGTATATCGAACCTAATTTCCGTTGTGATTATGGGTATAATATAATTCTTGGCCGGAATTTCTACGCCAACTTTGATTGCGTATTCCTTGATGGTAACAAGATTGAAATCGGGGATGATGTTCAATTGGGACCTGGTGTCCATATTTACACGGCCTCACACCCTTTGgatccagaagaaagagcaaATGGTGTCGAATTTGCGTTTCCTGTTAAGATTGGAAGTAATGTATGGATTGGGGGTCACTCCACTATCCTTCCTGGGGTTACAATTGGAAACAACTCTATAATTGGGGCTGGTAGTCTGGTTAATAAAGACGTCCCAGCAAATGTCGTTGTGGCGGGAAACCCAGCTAAAGTAATTAAGGAAATTCCTGTGAAgaacaaataa
- the RTP1 gene encoding Rtp1p has protein sequence MSKKLTDVLNKKLDFTNNSPIDIFFQELDNFFGRINQKDFKTSIYDDLQLNNDQLVDTLLSYFERICRLVSEKQEENNDLIPISLHDMKHFDTLVNLLVIHGINANLPVPIQIPLEQRRLDSFRDENKLYKLDVIPTAGKCSEALKRMLLSFENIFLNAPTSHYVRKILLKGGPGYADTLIGYMSLMYAATSSVDAKAYEQKLRQLEKIKDTYSLFEIYSLFLSTIKNDKFKYWPLNRLSLLVVERDDGLISLVDFIVGVREDDQVDTSKFERVNRIVLAKPKTLTSVQYFDKLFVQIYECFTHVDKPILISCLNGIVTAFYLRNKRIVRDFLFTKINKVLYNTDNTNIPVKDVNNVINVLISVGRTTYTDLITDMIASYKNGQDFYLNLWIYAMFLKKGQKSTPKNEGEPPYYNIILGLIKTYMVVTDNYKDLDIILSNMVNYDHDTWEYRIDLETQLPYISTKDQNISESLGIGKLSVEEETTKKFQKMLMDIDPAVDLFIELLTKIDDQQVNKSIFSAVTNSWLKQIPNLQTENIKPLQKVGNEEDDDDSSFADNIQSMIFLKVLERMNEVFKSNLLTEPSDLLVIILQILEFAKTNKELPKEPDSDDEDDEDDGDDEQLMSPSDTFGIALKLLNSVLPTFHSACNEKEKTLLTSIRQKTINLKSAAWQNIVRQIDDILAQEPSYQDDDDDKNNDKALLKKALANINDPLVPIRAHGLLQLRQLLQKRSKQVDIKKVFMIHITQLHDQDPFIYLNVIRGLGMLIDIRPDETLQLLFKAYRAKESKSSVDDILKIGEVLMNYVSVQGETFTGKNSAELISICLENVKEKERVDNRVRMSSMSILGKCLELNALGIQDFIGDILDCAFGILTFETNTNSDDEDIKKNPAIMRRSAVHLIYDLLSNSGLGLFPESYGVEKVKTTLSYIKSQDNDFLVCEQIGTVLNQIDIHLQNSMIPDNINSPSLKQLQL, from the coding sequence ATGTCCAAAAAGTTAACGGATGTTCTAAATAAAAAGCTGGATTTCACAAACAATTCTCCCATAGACATattcttccaagaattgGATAACTTCTTCGGCCGCATTAATCAGAAAGATTTTAAAACAAGCATATATGATGATCTACAATTAAACAATGACCAATTGGTAGATACCCTTCTTTCGTACTTTGAACGTATCTGTCGACTTGTTTcagaaaaacaagaagagaacaATGACTTAATCCCTATTTCTTTGCATGACATGAAGCATTTCGATACATTGGTTAATTTACTTGTGATTCATGGTATCAATGCCAATTTACCAGTTCCTATACAGATTCCGTTAGAGCAGAGAAGACTCGACTCGTTCAGAGATGAAAATAAACTCTATAAGTTGGATGTTATCCCCACAGCGGGGAAATGCTCAgaagctttgaaaagaatgcttctttctttcgaGAATATCTTTTTGAACGCACCAACAAGTCATTATGTGAGAAAGATACTACTCAAGGGAGGTCCCGGATACGCAGATACTTTGATCGGCTATATGTCGTTAATGTACGCTGCCACTAGTTCCGTGGATGCGAAAGCTTACGAACAAAAGTTACGtcaattggaaaagataAAAGATACTTATTCGTTGTTTGAAATCtattctttattcttatcGACAATAAAGAATGACAAATTTAAGTACTGGCCTTTGAACAGATTAAGTTTGCTTGTGGTGGAACGTGATGATGGATTAATATCTTTAGTGGACTTTATCGTGGGGGTTAGAGAGGATGACCAGGTAGACACATCTAAATTTGAAAGGGTAAATAGAATTGTTCTTGCTAAACCGAAAACCCTAACTAGTGTTCAATATTTTGACAAGTTATTTGTCCAGATATATGAATGTTTCACGCACGTGGATAAACCCATCTTAATAAGCTGTCTAAATGGGATAGTTACCGCTTTTTATTtgaggaacaaaagaatcGTCAGAGACTTCCTCTTTACTAAGATTAACAAAGTACTATACAATACAGATAATACTAATATACCTGTCAAGGACGTCAATAATGTTATTAATGTTCTTATATCTGTTGGGCGGACCACGTATACTGATTTGATAACTGATATGATAGCAAGTTACAAGAATGGACAAGACTTCTATCTAAATCTATGGATCTATGCgatgtttttgaaaaaaggCCAAAAGTCAACGCCTAAAAATGAGGGAGAACCACCTTATTACAATATCATTTTAGGCCTAATAAAAACGTATATGGTAGTTACCGATAATTATAAAGACCTGGACATCATACTTTCAAACATGGTAAACTATGATCATGATACATGGGAATACAGAATTGACCTTGAAACTCAATTACCTTACATATCTACTAAGGATCAAAATATAAGCGAAAGTTTGGGAATTGGGAAACTaagtgttgaagaagaaactactaaaaaatttcaaaaaatgcTCATGGATATCGATCCAGCAGTTGATCTCTTTATTGAATTACTAACCAAAATTGATGATCAGCAAGTTAATAAATCTATCTTCTCAGCAGTTACTAATAGTTGGTTGAAGCAAATACCTAATCTCCAAACTGAAAACATTAAACCGCTTCAGAAAGTAGGCaatgaggaagatgatgatgatagcTCTTTTGCCGATAATATACAGTCAATGATTTTCTTaaaagttttggaaagaatgAATGAGGTTTTCAAATCCAATTTGTTGACAGAACCTTCAGACCTTTTGGTTATAATATTGCAAATATTGGAATTTGCTAAAACAAATAAGGAACTTCCAAAAGAGCCTGAttctgatgatgaggatgacgaagatgatggGGATGATGAACAATTGATGAGTCCGTCTGATACGTTTGGAATCGCCTTAAAATTACTGAATTCAGTCCTCCCTACATTCCATTCTGCCTGTAATGAAAAGGAGAAAACTTTACTAACTTCTATCCGTCAAAAGACTATTAACCTTAAGAGTGCAGCTTGGCAAAATATTGTTAGACaaattgatgatattttgGCTCAAGAGCCTTCAtatcaagatgatgatgatgataagAATAATGATAAAGCACTTTTGAAAAAGGCTTTAGCAAATATTAATGATCCTTTAGTCCCTATTCGTGCTCATGGTTTGTTGCAATTAAGGCAGTTACTTCAAAAAAGATCTAAGCAAGTAGATATTAAAAAGGTATTCATGATTCACATCACACAATTACATGATCAAGATCCTTTCATATATTTGAACGTAATAAGGGGTTTGGGAATGCTCATTGATATTCGACCTGATGAAACATTGCAGCTATTATTCAAGGCCTACCGTGCAAAAGAAAGTAAATCTAGTGTCGATGATATCCTAAAAATTGGTGAGGTTCTTATGAACTATGTATCCGTCCAGGGTGAAACATTTACAGGTAAAAATTCTGCAGAATTGATTTCAATATGTTTGGAAAAtgtgaaagaaaaagagagagtTGACAATCGAGTAAGAATGTCATCAATGTCTATACTTGGTAAGTGCTTAGAACTAAATGCTCTAGGAATTCAAGATTTCATAGGGGATATTTTGGACTGCGCATTTGGTATTTTGACCTTTGAAACGAATACAAATTCAGACGATGAAGACATAAAAAAGAATCCTGCAATTATGCGGAGAAGTGCTGTGCATTTAATATACGATCTCTTGTCGAATTCTGGTTTAGGACTATTTCCTGAAAGCTATGGTGTCGAGAAGGTTAAGACCACTCTTTCGTATATTAAAAGCCAAGATAACGACTTCTTAGTATGTGAGCAAATTGGTACTGTCTTAAACCAAATCGATATACATCTTCAGAATTCAATGATACCAGATAACATAAATTCGCCATCTCTTAAACAACTACAACTGTAA
- the YAR1 gene encoding Yar1p — translation MSLHKGPLDQEDQEAIILDARAGDLESLEDIFTNLIDPSTLTECYDELSSSSPLHMAAANGHYEVVKYLLSIVPKDKVKAWVNKQNGTGNTALHWASLNGKLDIVKLLCEEYDADPFIKNKFDHDAIFEAENNGQEEVETYYLKKYDVEPEANDDDDQDTSASQEPASVDNVEIKEGTEIEQVTKEATEALREQTEKLEIK, via the coding sequence ATGAGTCTACACAAGGGCCCACTAGATCAGGAAGACCAAGAAGCTATTATTTTAGATGCTAGAGCGGGCGATCTAGAGTCGCTGGAAGACATTTTTACAAACTTGATCGACCCTAGCACGTTAACCGAATGCTACGATGAGCTTTCAAGCTCTTCACCTCTACACATGGCTGCCGCCAACGGGCACTACGAAGTTGTAAAATACCTTTTGAGCATTGTTCCTAAGGACAAAGTAAAGGCATGGGTGAACAAACAAAATGGAACTGGTAACACTGCACTACACTGGGCCTCGCTCAACGGTAAATTGGACATAGTGAAGCTGTTATGTGAGGAGTACGACGCCGACCCATTtatcaagaacaaatttGACCACGACGCGATTTTTGAAGCCGAGAACAACGGCCAAGAGGAAGTGGAGACTTActatttgaagaaatacGACGTTGAGCCAGAGGCTaatgatgacgatgatcAGGATACAAGTGCGTCGCAAGAGCCAGCCAGTGTCGACAATGTAGAGATCAAGGAGGGTACGGAAATCGAGCAGGTCACCAAGGAAGCCACAGAGGCTCTAAGAGAACAGACCGAAAAGCTTGAGATTAAATAG